One stretch of Manis pentadactyla isolate mManPen7 chromosome 10, mManPen7.hap1, whole genome shotgun sequence DNA includes these proteins:
- the PALB2 gene encoding partner and localizer of BRCA2 isoform X3, which translates to MEEPPGKPLSCEEKEKLKEKLAFLKREYSKTLARLQRAQRAEKVKNSVKKTVEEQDCLLQQEVSPHLNRSEPKSKVSPCDTLHINTHVDEETGEKTSITLDIEPESFSPGHGPMAGLCIQRTADTQEHFLYMINGPDGEKRQHELPRRSKKQQKRTFISQERDSFFDTDSLIPFGKRLKEQEEIKRENPRAPKIDIRTDHSSPNSHIPNSPAPITETNAGSVLIPPTAKRQRSVGVLSRGSSFPRATLLPLCTSSGSSSGQHLEQKLPEGNFEPTTHCFKSSSPTLPVNLEAQDKSMTVFTSNPEVNRAATRASGQLPRSPNSEADNSCPINELTHDHLLANENQNLKEQKDTEKSLKFPHNALNGRNESVEENEVLSQSKSLSLEVISPISTENQTHSCTMLEGLLFPAEYYVRTTRHMSNCQRKIALEAVIQSHLGIKKKGFENKNKEASKNVSLSNEETNQSGIRMSDTCIGPPSSRSPQKLPSLSEVSSSAGPTKDDFSRKVIVQPGGRRQRGKRKSICPPVLDDREVLLPTSGTSGVNRSKEEVALYKDQKEKAIIHGKESYRQKEDCLSPSNSPYLAVDGDAFHAPVHKNEILSVKQLSFLKITDFELPDEDFGPLKLEKPKSCSEKPVEPFGSKTHGERRLKEGNGIVLEELTPKQIDKEMESLEEEIVVLPKKAHLKMPTLKSQPQEKSLSSSILLFTPLNTVVPDDADRQTADMCSPAFPILGTTPAFGSQAHCEKGSAEINGPTCSIPHLAHLEDSSHKQCNSWTNPPKLDSSLCVSSRKGQPFCDSDSGPQATPLPTDSFTFKDHQPCGNSCVELRKHSTEQTKLADLPVYDSLTCNLQLVSKLKNPSGSCSVDVSAMWWEIAGFREPCIITACEYVVSLWKPLDNWQWEKIYSWHFAEVPVLQIVPVPDVYNLVCVALGNLEIREIRALLCSSDGESEKQVLLSSGNIKAVLGLTKRRLVSSSGTLCDQQVEVMMFAEDGGSKEKQFLMPPEETVLTFAEVQGMQEALLGTTIMNSIVIWFLEGDVKDNFAVAVLTSGTIAIWDLLLGHCTAVLTPVSGQSWSFVKWSGTDSHLLAGQKDGNIFIFRH; encoded by the exons ATGGAAGAGCCTCCCGGGAAGCCCCTCAGCTGTGAGGAGAAGGAAAAG ttGAAGGAAAAATTAGCATTCTTGAAAAGGGAATACAGCAAGACACTGGCCCGCCTTCAG CGTGCCCAAAGAGCTGAAAAGGTTAAGAATTCTGTTAAGAAAACAGTGGAAGAGCAAGATTGCTTGCTCCAACAGGAAGTTTCCCCTCACCTTAACCGCTCAG aACCTAAAAGTAAAGTATCTCCTTGTGACACATTACACATCAACACCCATGTTGATGAAGAAACTGGAGAAAAGACATCTATCACGCTTGACATTGAGCCTGAATCCTTTAGCCCTGGACATGGCCCAATGGCAGGATTATGCATACAAAGAACAGCTGATACCCAAGAACATTTTCTCTATATGATCAATGGCCCTGATGGTGAGAAAAGGCAGCATGAGCTGCCAAGGAGAAGCAAGAAGCAgcagaaaagaacatttatttcACAGGAGAGAGACTCTTTTTTTGACACTGATTCCCTCATACCCTTTGGAAAAAGACTAAAGGAGCAAGAAGAAATCAAGAGAGAAAATCCTAGGGCACCTAAAATTGACATAAGAACTGACCATTCAAGTCCTAACTCTCACATTCCAAATTCTCCAGCACCAATTACTGAAACAAATGCAGGGAGTGTGTTAATTCCACCAACTGCCAAACGACAAAGAAGTGTGGGTGTGCTCTCAAGAGGAAGTAGTTTCCCCAGGGCGACTTTGCTTCCTTTGTGTACTTCATCAGGTAGCAGTAGTGGTCAGCACCTTGAACAGAAGCTGCCTGAAGGGAACTTTGAACCTACTACTCACTGTTTTAAAAGCAGTAGCCCCACTTTACCTGTAAACCTGGAGGCACAAGACAAAAGCATGACTGTCTTTACAAGTAACCCAGAAGTAAACAGAGCTGCTACAAGGGCAAGTGGCCAACTGCCTAGAAGTCCTAACTCAGAGGCAGATAATTCATGTCCTATAAATGAACTCACTCATGATCACTTACtggcaaatgaaaaccaaaacttaaaagaacaaaaggatACAGAGAAGTCTTTAAAATTTCCCCATAATGCTCTCAATGGTCGAAATGAAAGTGTAGAGGAAAATGAGGTTCTAAGTCAGTCTAAGAGTCTTAGTCTAGAAGTAATTTCTCCTATTTCTACAGAAAATCAAACACATTCTTGCACAATGCTTGAAGGCCTTCTGTTTCCTGCAGAATATTACGTTAGAACAACAAGACACATGTCCAATTGCCAAAGGAAAATAGCCCTGGAGGCTGTAATTCAAAGTCATTTGGGTATCAAAAAGAaaggatttgaaaataaaaataaggaagcTTCTAAAAATGTAAGCCTTTCCAATGAGGAAACCAACCAAAGTGGAATTAGGATGTCTGACACATGCATAGGACCACCAAGTTCAAGAAGTCCTCAGAAACTTCCGTCCTTAAGTGAAGTCAGCTCTTCCGCTGGGCCCACTAAAGATGACTTTTCTAGGAAGGTGATTGTCCAGCCAGGTGGTAGAAGACAGCGAGGGAAAAGGAAGTCAATCTGCCCCCCTGTATTGGACGATCGTGAAGTACTTTTACCAACTTCTGGGACATCAGGTGTTAATAGGTCTAAGGAAGAAGTTGCCTTGTATAAagatcaaaaagaaaaagcaattatTCATG GAAAAGAAAGTTATCGTCAAAAAGAAGACTGCCTTTCTCCCAGTAACAGTCCTTATTTAGCTGTGGATGGTGATGCCTTCCATGCTCCAGTTCATAAGAATGAAATACTGAGTGTAAAGCAGTTGTCTTTTCTCAAAATCACAGACTTTGAGTTACCTGATGAAGATTTTGGACCTCTTAAGCTTGAAAAACCCAAGTCCTGCTCAGAAAAGCCAGTTGAGCCTTTTGGATCAAAAACACACGGAGAGAGGCGTCTTAAAGAAGGAAATGGTATTGTCTTGGAGGAACTGACTCCTAAACAAATTGATAAGGAAATGGAGAGCTTGGAAGAAGAAATTGTTGTTCTACCAAAAAAAGCACACCTTAAAATGCCAACCTTAAAAAGCCAGCCTCAGGAGAAGAGCCTTTCTTCATCCATATTGCTTTTTACTCCTTTAAATACTGTTGTACCTGATGATGCTGACAGACAGACAGCAGATATGTGCTCACCTGCTTTCCCTATTTTAGGCACCACTCCAGCTTTTGGCTCCCAAGCACACTGTGAAAAAGGGTCTGCAGAGATTAATGGACCAACTTGCTCTATACCCCATCTTGCTCACCTGGAAGACAGTAGTCATAAACAATGCAACAGTTGGACCAACCCACCCAAATTGGATAGCAGCCTGTGTGTTTCCAGTAGGAAAGGACAGCCTTTCTGTGACTCTGATTCTGGTCCCCAGGCAACACCTCTACCCACTGACTCATTCACTTTCAAAGACCATCAGCCTTGTGGAAATTCATGCGTGGAATTGAGGAAACATTCTACTGAACAG ACTAAACTAGCAGACCTTCCTGTCTATGATAGCCTAACCTGCAACCTACAATTGGTTTCAAAGTTAAAG AATCCCTCAGGTTCCTGTTCCGTGGATGTGAGTGCCATGTGGTGGGAAATAGCTGGTTTCCGAGAGCCATGTATTATAACTGCTTGTGAATATGTCGTTTCTCTTTGGAAACCTCTGGATAATTGGCAGTGGGAAAAAATTTATTCCTGGCACTTCGCCGAG GTTCCAGTATTACAGATAGTTCCTGTGCCTGATGTCTATAATCTGGTGTGTGTTGCTTTGGGaaatctggaaatcagagagatcAG AGCATTACTTTGTTCCTCTGATGGTGAAAGTGAAAAGCAGGTACTACTGAGTTCTGGAAATATAAAAGCTGTGCTTGGCCTGACAAAGAGGAGGCTAGTCAGTAGCAGTGGGACACTTTGTGATCAACAAGTAGAAGTCATGATGTTTGCAGAAGATGGAGG aagcaaagaaaaacagTTTTTGATGCCCCCTGAAGAGACTGTATTAACTTTTGCTGAGGTCCAAGGGATGCAGGAAGCTCTTCTTGGTACCACTATAATGAACAGCATTGTCATTTG